GCAGGGCTATTCGTTCAAGGCGGCCGCTGAAGCTGTGAATGTGTCGCCACGAAGCCTTCGTGAGTGGCATGAGAAGCTGGCTCCTGAGCCCGAACCGTGCGGTGAGGAGGCATCTGTCTCGGAACTGCAGGCCGAAATTAAGCGGCTTCGCAAGCAGCTGCAAACGGCTGAGCTGGAACGCGAAATCCTAAAAAAAACGACGGCGTATTTTGCGAAAGAGTCGCAGTGAAGTACGCCTGGATCACAAAGCATCGCGACATGTTTCCCATCATAGCCATGTCCAAA
The DNA window shown above is from Rhodopirellula bahusiensis and carries:
- a CDS encoding transposase, encoding MSKKSKRSRRVFTVEFKQSAVDLVVKQGYSFKAAAEAVNVSPRSLREWHEKLAPEPEPCGEEASVSELQAEIKRLRKQLQTAELEREILKKTTAYFAKESQ